A single Chanos chanos chromosome 8, fChaCha1.1, whole genome shotgun sequence DNA region contains:
- the pop1 gene encoding ribonucleases P/MRP protein subunit POP1 has protein sequence MSGAKDRMRHKKMRNQPSSVTYSSPDWSGSQKRNGGDTPHSGRSFDSSSHMRGGGPSPSDRYHQQGGWMRGRQAGAQAYAQDLPKCLTASSFAKARAAEVNAMLKAVNKTTGSCHVFGALPKHMRRRAMSHNTKRLPCRLREGALKMLEKSQQSAQKGKKELSKNKSRKARRRHGNLLLEFNRRQRKNKWLETHIWHAKRFHMVKRWGYCLGDRPTQKCYRACYRAMSSHCLLQDLSYYCCIELQGPEDLLLRSLSRLTSKETGPTFAASLCLSGRREGSVMLYRPDQYPSQALGPVLFLWRPCTKGSAHRQLWIWAHPTVKQDLLPELKAVCQCSEAVVPSATAAVPVPAPVPTPVPESTQPSPTGQPTSRKRKRTDGNPDGQPAKKIVGDGTRSPTTPVSWRSPVSGIVISDLSMEIVRYRLIGPLSHTVLSETLEPATDCDAESKSKSCAFWWPEHCKNQDNMSLHQQQSDIFQLFKGVYSTAEFPAGTVLGLTVDDPRLTLPRKKDKALPNLQKAEGVDEDRLRDISLRGVPEQCSHSALWEQSVRDNVTDNKISEQELNRMKSQLLVPGSRLSPVPLQGRIPVLLVHQPGKQQGQEMASWGTGWDLLLPKGWGMAFWIPLLYRGVRTGGLQVGLKHSQNKGVAHFPHDYPDCPAGARFQQEQEMDLLEKFKRRPPSKRANYIKHGCLAPFRCPWQQLVEEWEEIVREGGDAGKSPEDTVTGQPTQLTEMLSHPANSSAPRGSFAVLRNRKALKQLSAWCRPTSSKGQRAQRGSQTAALCPASVASLQTAHPSCLVWVRLSLLTKGHPVLHAMVCVPTADDLQQLLKDPHGSGPQEPQHKDHFKSRIKRRKKGHKTPSSAPKNESSDPNKEQGSDSTQSLPMDQGSSPTRCLSPEPSSTPILTVSKEPGIDPTNSASSGENLTIGLWPKPLPSVTSHCSRLTLGWITQGDFSLTAGCGEALGLVSLAGLLQMLLKQPAEQRGLVLLRNPASLQYRFAKINIEA, from the exons ATGTCAGGCGCAAAAGACAGGATGCGTCATAAAAAGATGAGGAATCAGCCGAGTAGCGTTACATACTCCTCACCTGACTGGAGCGGATCACAGAAGCGCAACGGCGGAGACACACCCCATTCGG GGCGCAGTTTTGACTCTTCATCACATATGAGGGGCGGGGGACCATCACCTTCAGACCGGTATCACCAGCAGGGTGGGTGGATGAGGGGACGCCAGGCTGGTGCCCAGGCCTATGCCCAGGACCTACCCAAATGCCTCACCG CTTCCAGTTTTGCAAAAGCCAGAGCTGCTGAGGTCAATGCCATGCTGAAGGCTGTTAACAAGACTACAGGCAGTTGTCATGTGTTTGGAGCGCTACCCAAGCACATGAGAAGGAGAGCAATGAGTCACAACACCAAGCGACTTCCCTGCAGGCTGAGGGAGGGGGCGCTGAAAATG CTGGAAAAAAGTCAGCAGTCAGCtcaaaagggaaagaaagagctgTCCAAGAATAAGAGTCGCAAAGCTCGGCGGCGCCACGGCAACCTTCTTCTGGAGTTTAATCGACgacaaagaaagaacaagtGGCTTGAGACGCACATCTGGCACGCTAAGCGCTTTCACATGGTGAAGAGATGGGGTTACTGCCTGGGTGACCGACCCACACAGAAATGTTACAGAGCCTGTTACAGAGCCATGAGTTCACATTGCCTTCTCCAG GACCTATCTTACTACTGCTGCATAGAGCTCCAGGGTCCAGAGGATCTGCTCCTGAGGTCTCTCTCCAGGCTCACCAGCAAAGAGACAG GTCCTACTTTTGCAGcatccctgtgtctctctggtAGAAGAGAAGGCAGTGTAATGCTCTACAGACCTGATCAATACCCCAGTCAAGCCCTGGGCCCGGTGCTCTTCCTCTGGAGACCCTGTACCAAAGGCTCGGCCCACAGGCAGCTCTGGATCTGGGCCCACCCCACTGTAAAGCAG GACCTCTTGCCGGAGCTTAAGGCTGTATGCCAGTGTTCTGAGGCTGTGGTGCCGTCAGCTACTGCTGCGGTGCCCGTTCCTGCTCCAGTTCCCACCCCAGTTCCAGAATCCACACAGCCTTCCCCCACAGGGCAGCCGACCAGCCGGAAGCGCAAGAGGACTGATGGGAACCCTGACGGCCAACCTGCCAAGAAGATCGTCGGCGATGGTACTCGCTCTCCGACGACCCCTGTGAGCTGGCGGTCTCCTGTCAGTGGAATTGTGATTAG TGACCTCAGCATGGAAATTGTGCGCTATCGTCTGATTGGAccgctctctcacacagtttTGTCTGAAACTTTGGAACCAGCCACAGACTGTGAT GCTGAAAGCAAAAGTAAGTCATGTGCTTTTTGGTGGCCAGAGCATTGCAAAAATCAGGACAACATGTCTCTTCACCAGCAACAGTCAGACATCTTCCAGTTGTTTAAAG GTGTCTACTCCACCGCTGAATTCCCAGCTGGGACTGTGTTGGGTCTTACAGTGGACGACCCCAGACTGACCTTGCCCAGAAAGAAGGACAAAGCCCTGCCCAACCTGCAGAAGGCAGAAG GTGTGGATGAGGACAGGCTGAGGGACATTTCTCTGCGGGGGGTTCCAGAGCAGTGCAGTCATAGTGCCTTGTGGGAGCAGTCAGTCCGTGACAATGTTACTGACAATAAGATTTCAGAACAG GAGCTGAACAGGATGAAGAGTCAGCTTCTGGTTCCAGGTTCCAGGCTAAGCCCAGTACCCCTGCAGGGACGTATCCCTGTGTTGTTGGTCCATCAGCCTGGAAAGCAGCAAGGCCAAGAGATGGCCTCTTGGGGGACAGGTTGGGACCTTCTGCTGCCCAAGGGTTGGGGCATGGCCTTCTGGATACCTCTG CTATACAGAGGGGTTCGCACTGGGGGCCTACAGGTTGGTCTCAAACACTCCCAGAATAAAGGCGTGGCCCACTTCCCTCACGACTACCCAGACTGCCCGGCAGGCGCCAGGTTTCAGCAGGAACAGGAGATGGACCTCCTGGAGAAGTTCAAAAG ACGGCCACCTTCCAAGAGAGCCAATTACATCAAACATGGTTGCCTGGCACCGTTCAGATGCCCCTGGCAGCAGCTGGTGGAGGAGTGGGAAGAGATTGTGAGGGAGGGTGGGGACGCAGGGAAATCTCCTGAGGACACGGTAACTGGACAGCCAACACAGCTGACAGAAATGTTATCACATCCTGCTAACAGCTCTGCGCCACGGGGCAGTTTCGCTGTCTTGCG GAACAGGAAAGCCCTAAAGCAGCTCTCAGCATGGTGTCGACCCACATCTTCAAAAGGACAAAGGGCACAGAGGGGCTCTCAGACAGCTGCTTTATGCCCAGCCTCTGTAGCGTCTCTCCAGACAGCCCATCCATCTTGTCTGGTATGGGTGCGTTTGTCTCTCCTCACTAAAGGTCATCCAGTGCTCCACGCCATGGTGTGCGTACCCACAGCCGACGATCTTCAACAGCTGTTGAAGGATCCCCACGGTAGTGGACCCCAAGAACCCCAACACAAAGACCATTTCAAGAGCCGAATCAAACGACGCAAGAAGGGCCATAAAACCCCTAGCTCTGCCCCGAAGAATGAGAGCTCTGATCCAAATAAGGAGCAAGGTTCTGACTCCACCCAAAGTCTTCCTATGGATCAAGGTTCCAGCCCCACTCGCTGCCTGAGTCCAGAACCAAGCTCAACCCCCATCCTCACTGTCAGTAAAGAACCAGGTATTGATCCCACCAACTCTGCTTCCTCGGGTGAAAACCTAACTATAGGACTGTGGCCGAAACCTCTCCCCAGTGTAACGTCCCACTGCTCACGACTCACCTTAGGCTGGATAACACAGGGCGACTTCTCACTGACTGCTGGGTGTGGGGAAGCTCTGGGCTTGGTCAGTCTTGCTGGTCTTCTCCAAATGCTCCTCAAACAACCTGCAGAACAACGTGGCCTCGTGCTGCTACGTAACCCTGCCTCCCTACAGTACCGCTTTGCCAAGATCAACATCGAAGCCTGA
- the nipal2 gene encoding NIPA-like protein 2: protein MEIYILGIIIAICGNFLISISLNIQKYTHVRQSQRGTKPYYTSSLWWCGILLMGLGELGNFAAYGFAPASLIAPLGCVSVIASAIISVVFLKETLRASDVIGGALAITGTYLLVTFAPHSSPHITANMVERCLVNWQFLTYLLSEVILFCILLYLYKCRNMKHIVIVMLLVALLASVTVISVKAVSGMITESIIGSQLQFTYPIFYVMFVVMVASCAFQIKFLNQAMKMFDATEVVPINFVFFTASAIVAGILFYEEFYGLSLINILMFIFGCLLSFTGVFLIARTRPKIKTDRIFISMGQIPGKRCTDKVQPDPTDSKYGALAAKLMCNSGIEQDDS from the exons ATGGAG atTTATATCCTGGGGATCATTATTGCAATATGCGGGAACTTTCTCATCAGTATCTCTTTGAATATTCAg AAATATACTCATGTGAGACAGTCTCAGCGTGGCACAAAGCCCTACTACACCAGTTCGCTCTGGTGGTGTGGCATTCTCCTCATGGGCCTGGGGGAACTAGGGAACTTTGCTGCCTACGGTTTTGCCCCAGCCTCCCTCATCGCTCCTCTGGGCTGCGTGTCTGTCATTG CCAGTGCCATCATCTCTGTGGTGTTCCTTAAGGAGACATTACGAGCATCTGATGTTATTG GTGGTGCTCTTGCAATCACGGGAACATACCTCCTTGTGACCTTTGCTCCACATTCCTCTCCTCACATCACTGCCAATATGGTAGAGAGATGTCTGGTCAACTGGCAGTTTCTCACGTacctg CTATCGGAGGTGATCTTGTTTTGTATCCTGCTTTATCTCTACAAGTGCAGGAATATGAAGCATATTGTGATTGTAATGCTGTTGGTCGCACTGCTTG CCTCAGTGACGGTTATTTCAGTTAAAGCAGTTTCTGGGATGATCACTGAGTCCATCATTGGCAGTCAACTCCAGTTTACCTACCCCATCTTCTATGTcatgtttgtggtgatggtggcTTCCTGTGCCTTCCAGATCAA GTTTCTCAATCAAGCCATGAAAATGTTTGATGCTACGGAGGTGGTGCCTATCAACTTTGTGTTCTTCACTGCCAGCGCAATAGTGGCAG GAATCCTATTTTATGAAGAATTTTATGGTTTATCTCTGATAAACATCCTAATGTTCATCTTTGG CTGTCTTCTGTCTTTCACTGGAGTATTTCTCATAGCAAGAACAAGACCGAAAATTAAGACTGATCGCATCTTCATTTCCATGGGCCAAATTCCAG GGAAAAGATGCACCGACAAGGTCCAACCAGACCCCACAGACAGCAAATACGGTGCTCTGGCTGCTAAGCTAATGTGTAACAGCGGGATAGAACAGGATGACTCGTAG